The Burkholderia mayonis genome window below encodes:
- a CDS encoding peroxiredoxin family protein, which translates to MSPAPAPTGRRAGPLRYVAIAVAAVAIAVAGYFAFNGKSSAPEATFTLLSGQKISTGADLKGKVYLVNFWATSCATCMQEMPQMVDTYNRFKGQGLEFVAVAMSYDPPMYVANYAQTRQLPFKVALDDGSVAKQFGNVQLTPTTFVIGKDGKILKRYVGAPQFAELDQLLQKALGTSA; encoded by the coding sequence ATGAGTCCCGCTCCCGCCCCCACCGGCCGCCGCGCCGGCCCGTTGCGCTACGTGGCGATCGCCGTCGCCGCCGTCGCGATCGCCGTCGCCGGCTATTTCGCGTTCAACGGCAAGTCGAGCGCGCCCGAAGCGACGTTCACGCTGTTGTCCGGTCAGAAGATCTCGACCGGCGCCGATCTGAAGGGCAAGGTCTACCTCGTCAACTTCTGGGCGACGAGCTGCGCGACCTGCATGCAGGAAATGCCGCAGATGGTCGACACGTACAACCGCTTCAAGGGCCAGGGGCTCGAGTTCGTCGCGGTCGCGATGAGCTACGATCCGCCGATGTATGTCGCGAACTACGCGCAGACCCGCCAGTTGCCGTTCAAGGTCGCGCTCGACGACGGCAGCGTCGCGAAGCAGTTCGGCAACGTCCAGCTTACGCCAACAACGTTCGTGATCGGCAAGGACGGCAAGATCCTGAAGCGCTACGTCGGCGCGCCGCAGTTCGCGGAGCTCGACCAACTGCTGCAGAAAGCGCTCGGCACGAGCGCGTAA
- a CDS encoding sigma-54-dependent transcriptional regulator: MANRLQVIYIEDDELVRRASVQSLQLAGFDVAGFGSVEAAEKAIVGDAAGVIVSDIRLPGASGLDLLAQCRERTPDVPVVLVTGHGDISMAVQAMRDGAYDFIEKPFAAERLTETVRRALERRALVLENHALRRELAGQGVVAPRIIGRSPAIEQVRRLIANVAPTDASVLINGDTGAGKELIARSLHELSPRRNKPFIAVNCGALPEPMFESEMFGYEPGAFTGAAKRRIGKLEYASGGTLFLDEIESMPLALQVKLLRVLQDGVLERLGSNQPIRVNCRVVAAAKGDMSEHVAAGTFRRDLLYRLNVVTIALPPLAERREDIVPLFEHFMLDAAVRYGRPAPLLTDRQRASLMQRDWPGNVRELSNAADRFVLGVTEGIVGDAGTGAEQDAERSLKERVEQFERAVIAETLNRTGGAVATTADKLHVGKATLYEKMKRYGLSAKGETDR; this comes from the coding sequence ATGGCGAACCGCCTGCAAGTGATCTACATCGAAGACGACGAGCTCGTGCGCCGCGCGAGCGTGCAGAGCCTGCAGCTCGCGGGCTTCGACGTTGCCGGGTTCGGTTCGGTCGAGGCGGCCGAGAAGGCGATCGTCGGCGATGCGGCCGGCGTGATCGTATCCGACATCCGTCTGCCCGGCGCGAGCGGGCTCGACCTGCTCGCGCAGTGCCGCGAACGCACGCCCGACGTTCCCGTCGTGCTCGTCACCGGACACGGCGACATCTCGATGGCCGTGCAGGCGATGCGCGACGGCGCATACGACTTCATCGAGAAGCCGTTCGCGGCCGAGCGCCTGACCGAGACGGTGCGGCGCGCGCTCGAGCGGCGCGCGCTCGTGCTCGAGAACCACGCGCTGCGGCGCGAGCTCGCGGGGCAGGGCGTCGTCGCGCCGCGGATCATCGGCAGAAGCCCCGCGATCGAGCAGGTTCGGCGGCTGATCGCGAACGTCGCGCCGACCGACGCGTCGGTCCTCATCAACGGCGACACCGGCGCGGGCAAGGAGCTGATCGCACGCAGCCTGCACGAGCTGTCGCCGCGCCGCAACAAGCCGTTCATCGCGGTCAACTGCGGCGCGCTGCCGGAGCCGATGTTCGAATCCGAAATGTTCGGCTACGAGCCGGGCGCGTTTACCGGCGCGGCAAAACGTCGTATTGGCAAGCTCGAGTACGCGTCGGGCGGCACGCTGTTCCTCGACGAGATCGAGAGCATGCCGCTTGCGCTGCAGGTGAAGCTGCTGCGCGTGCTGCAGGACGGCGTGCTCGAGCGGCTCGGCTCGAACCAGCCGATCCGCGTGAACTGCCGCGTAGTCGCGGCGGCGAAGGGCGACATGAGCGAGCACGTCGCGGCCGGCACGTTCCGGCGCGATCTGCTGTATCGGCTGAACGTCGTGACGATCGCGCTGCCGCCGCTCGCCGAGCGTCGCGAAGACATCGTGCCGCTCTTCGAGCACTTCATGCTCGATGCGGCCGTTCGCTACGGACGCCCCGCGCCGCTGCTCACCGATCGCCAGCGCGCGAGCCTGATGCAGCGCGACTGGCCGGGCAACGTGCGCGAGCTGAGCAACGCGGCCGATCGCTTCGTGCTCGGCGTGACGGAGGGCATTGTCGGCGATGCAGGGACGGGCGCGGAACAGGACGCCGAGCGGTCGCTCAAGGAGCGGGTCGAGCAATTCGAGCGCGCGGTGATCGCAGAGACGCTGAATCGCACGGGCGGCGCGGTCGCCACGACGGCCGACAAGCTGCACGTCGGCAAGGCGACGCTCTACGAGAAGATGAAGCGCTACGGGCTGTCGGCGAAAGGAGAAACGGACCGCTGA
- a CDS encoding sensor histidine kinase: protein MSGNTAGRAAAPAPGGAEPGASRRAPFGPAVFPSGGYATIDDPYSPEAVTVKRRLLVLLALAAMLAAACALTWTITWQRGVADLRNSAAARVDRTTNALKSTLDRYESLPYLLGGHPFVQDVLAAPGNRRRVNRANLYLEDMNRHAHATATYVITADGLCVAASNWRGPDSFTGIGYQFRPYFIDAVKGGTGRFFGIGTISRDPGYYISQPVRRDGKIIGVAVVKLNLEWFQGADASEPLVVADDHGVIFLSSVPEWKYHTLRPLPGPIATSIHETRQYAQYPVTPLPLRVERVLGPDAQIVRMGAGRRAPRYLATRRLLGEPDWQLVTLARIEPVDTDARNATIVTAFGFVSLGLLGFYWRTRRARVKEMLRSRVLLQSAYAELNRRVEERTADLSQANARLKKEVGERIRAEQELRAAHDELVQASKLAALGQMAAGITHELNQPLAALRSFSDNTRVLLDRGDQAAARENLEAIAALTERMGKITNQLKLFVGRAKPRNEQAQVARALRNVVALLKVRMKGVELGLALRDETRDPVETVRFDPSLDYPPLVARCEDLRLEQVLINLLGNALDAVATVAAPRIDVTIDATAATLSIVVRDNGPGIPPESLARLFEPFFTTKEMGRGLGLGLAISSSIARDAGGSLTARNAPGGGAEFVLTLRRARTHHPDTSAAS, encoded by the coding sequence GTGAGCGGAAACACGGCGGGGCGCGCAGCAGCGCCCGCGCCGGGCGGGGCCGAACCGGGCGCGTCGAGGCGCGCTCCGTTCGGCCCCGCGGTCTTTCCGAGCGGGGGCTATGCCACAATAGACGATCCATACAGTCCGGAAGCCGTCACCGTGAAGCGCCGCCTGCTCGTCCTTCTCGCGCTCGCCGCGATGCTCGCGGCGGCCTGCGCGCTCACGTGGACCATCACGTGGCAGCGTGGCGTCGCCGATCTGCGGAACAGCGCGGCGGCGCGCGTCGACCGCACCACCAACGCACTGAAGAGTACGCTCGACCGCTACGAATCGCTGCCGTACCTGCTGGGCGGCCACCCGTTCGTGCAGGACGTTCTCGCCGCGCCCGGCAATCGCCGCCGGGTGAATCGCGCGAACCTGTACCTCGAGGACATGAACCGCCACGCGCACGCGACGGCGACCTACGTGATCACGGCGGACGGGCTGTGCGTCGCGGCCAGCAACTGGCGCGGGCCGGACAGCTTCACCGGCATCGGCTACCAGTTTCGTCCGTATTTCATCGACGCGGTGAAGGGCGGCACCGGCCGCTTCTTCGGGATCGGCACGATCTCGCGCGATCCCGGCTACTACATCTCGCAGCCCGTGCGGCGCGACGGCAAGATCATCGGCGTCGCGGTCGTGAAGCTCAATCTCGAATGGTTCCAGGGCGCGGACGCGTCGGAGCCGCTCGTCGTCGCCGACGACCACGGCGTCATCTTCCTGTCGTCGGTGCCCGAATGGAAGTACCACACGCTCAGGCCGCTGCCGGGGCCGATCGCGACATCGATCCACGAGACGCGCCAATACGCGCAATATCCGGTGACGCCGCTTCCGCTGCGCGTCGAGCGTGTGCTCGGCCCGGACGCGCAGATCGTCCGGATGGGCGCGGGGCGGCGCGCGCCGCGTTATCTCGCGACGCGCCGCCTGCTCGGCGAGCCCGACTGGCAGCTCGTCACGCTCGCGCGGATCGAGCCCGTCGACACCGACGCGCGCAACGCGACGATCGTCACCGCGTTCGGCTTCGTGTCGCTCGGCCTGCTCGGCTTCTACTGGCGCACGCGGCGCGCGCGCGTGAAGGAGATGCTCCGCAGCCGCGTGCTGCTGCAAAGCGCGTATGCGGAGCTGAACCGGCGCGTCGAGGAGCGCACGGCCGATCTGTCGCAGGCGAATGCGCGGCTCAAGAAGGAAGTCGGCGAGCGGATTCGCGCGGAGCAGGAACTGCGCGCCGCGCACGACGAGCTCGTCCAGGCGAGCAAGCTCGCCGCGCTCGGCCAGATGGCGGCCGGCATCACGCACGAGCTGAACCAGCCGCTCGCCGCGCTGCGCAGCTTCTCCGACAACACGCGCGTGCTGCTCGACCGCGGCGACCAGGCGGCCGCGCGCGAGAATCTCGAGGCGATCGCGGCGCTCACCGAGCGGATGGGCAAGATCACCAATCAGTTGAAGCTGTTCGTCGGGCGCGCGAAGCCGCGCAACGAGCAGGCGCAGGTCGCGCGCGCGCTGCGCAACGTGGTCGCGCTGCTGAAGGTGCGCATGAAGGGTGTCGAGCTCGGGCTCGCGTTGCGCGACGAGACGCGCGATCCCGTGGAAACCGTGCGCTTCGATCCGTCGCTCGACTATCCGCCGCTTGTCGCGCGCTGCGAGGATCTGCGGCTCGAGCAGGTGCTCATCAACCTGCTCGGCAACGCGCTCGACGCGGTTGCGACGGTCGCCGCGCCGCGCATCGACGTGACCATCGACGCGACGGCCGCGACGCTGTCGATCGTCGTGCGCGACAATGGGCCGGGGATTCCGCCGGAATCGCTCGCGCGTCTGTTCGAGCCGTTCTTCACGACGAAGGAAATGGGGCGCGGGCTCGGGCTCGGCCTCGCGATCTCGTCATCGATCGCGCGCGACGCGGGCGGCTCGCTCACCGCGCGCAACGCGCCGGGGGGCGGCGCGGAGTTCGTCTTGACGCTGCGCCGCGCGCGCACGCATCATCCGGACACTTCCGCCGCGAGCTGA
- a CDS encoding dicarboxylate/amino acid:cation symporter, which yields MVKKPFYKVLYVQVIFAIVVGVILGHYYPSLAVDMKPLGDGFIKLIKMVIGPIIFCTVVTGIAGMQDMKKVGRVGGKALLYFEIVSTFALVLGLAATHILRPGVGFNIDPATLNGKEVASYAAKAHGQSTVDFLMHIIPNTMIDAFAQGEILQILLIALLFGSVLAHLGDRGKVVTDFIDGITRVLFGIVHIVTKLAPIGAFGAMAFTIGKYGVGSLVPLLKLIGTFYLTSVVFVLVVLGAIARFTGFSIIRFVGYIKEELLIVLGTSSSEAALPQLMEKLEKAGCSRSVVGLVVPTGYSFNLDGTNIYMTMAVLFIAQATNIELTWMQQLTLLAVAMLTSKGASGVTGAGFITLAATLAVVPTIPLSGMVLILGIDRFMSECRALTNIVGNGVATVVVSAWEKELDRKKLRAALTGGGEVAAGEAARV from the coding sequence ATCGTGAAGAAACCGTTCTATAAAGTCCTCTACGTGCAGGTGATCTTCGCCATCGTCGTCGGCGTGATCCTCGGTCATTACTATCCGTCGCTCGCCGTCGACATGAAACCGCTCGGCGACGGCTTCATCAAGCTGATCAAGATGGTGATCGGCCCGATCATCTTCTGTACCGTCGTGACGGGCATCGCCGGCATGCAGGACATGAAGAAGGTGGGACGCGTCGGCGGCAAGGCGCTCCTCTATTTCGAGATCGTGTCGACGTTCGCGCTCGTGCTCGGTCTCGCGGCGACGCACATCCTGCGTCCGGGCGTCGGCTTCAACATCGATCCGGCGACGCTGAACGGCAAGGAAGTCGCGTCGTACGCGGCGAAGGCGCACGGCCAGTCGACCGTCGACTTCCTGATGCACATCATCCCGAACACGATGATCGACGCGTTCGCGCAAGGCGAGATCCTGCAGATCCTGCTGATCGCGCTGCTGTTCGGCAGCGTGCTCGCGCATCTCGGCGATCGCGGCAAGGTCGTCACGGACTTCATCGACGGCATCACGCGCGTGCTGTTCGGCATCGTGCACATCGTCACGAAGCTCGCGCCGATCGGCGCGTTCGGCGCGATGGCGTTCACGATCGGCAAGTACGGCGTGGGCTCGCTCGTGCCGCTGCTCAAGCTGATCGGCACGTTCTACCTGACATCGGTCGTGTTCGTGCTCGTCGTGCTCGGCGCGATCGCGCGCTTCACGGGCTTCAGCATCATCCGCTTCGTCGGCTACATCAAGGAAGAGCTCCTGATCGTGCTTGGCACGAGCTCGTCGGAGGCGGCGCTGCCGCAGCTGATGGAGAAGCTCGAGAAGGCCGGCTGTTCGCGCTCGGTCGTCGGCCTCGTCGTGCCGACCGGCTATTCGTTCAACCTCGACGGCACCAACATCTACATGACGATGGCCGTGCTGTTCATCGCGCAGGCGACCAACATCGAGCTCACGTGGATGCAGCAGCTCACGCTGCTCGCGGTCGCGATGCTGACGTCGAAGGGCGCGAGCGGCGTGACGGGCGCGGGCTTCATCACGCTCGCCGCGACGCTCGCCGTCGTGCCGACCATTCCGCTCTCCGGCATGGTGCTGATTCTCGGCATCGACCGCTTCATGAGCGAGTGCCGTGCGCTGACCAACATCGTCGGCAACGGCGTCGCGACGGTCGTCGTCTCCGCATGGGAGAAGGAGCTCGATCGCAAGAAACTGCGCGCCGCGCTCACGGGCGGCGGCGAAGTCGCAGCGGGCGAAGCCGCCCGGGTCTGA
- a CDS encoding CaiB/BaiF CoA transferase family protein, whose translation MRNERGAQPLAGVKVLDFSRVLAGPWCAMVLADLGAEVIKIEHPQRGDDTRDWGLRVGDTETTYFNSVNRSKRSICVDLQAAAGQRVARALAAQADVLVHNFKAGGAEKLGLGYDALAALNPRLVHCAISGYDRSGPEAGRPGYDLVVQGETGLMALNGDAGQPPLKFGVAVADLFTGMYSAQAVLAALYERQATGRGRRIEMALFDCGLMVTSYYGLEALLIGEDPPRYGNAHPSIVPYGVFDASDGPIVITVGNNPQFARFCDVIGRPALAADARFATNIARSANRAELLPEIRRELGARTRAALLAALAQAGIPCGEVLGLREALTSGRARAAGLVTRQPHPVAGEVDVLAPPYRFDGERLPVRGAPPVLGADTANVLGDWLGMSEREIAQLRADRVV comes from the coding sequence ATGCGCAACGAACGAGGCGCGCAGCCGCTCGCGGGCGTCAAGGTGCTCGACTTCTCGCGGGTGCTCGCGGGACCGTGGTGCGCGATGGTGCTCGCGGATCTCGGCGCGGAAGTGATCAAGATCGAGCATCCGCAGCGCGGCGACGACACGCGCGACTGGGGCCTGCGTGTCGGCGATACCGAGACGACCTATTTCAATAGCGTGAACCGCAGCAAGCGCTCGATCTGCGTCGATCTGCAGGCGGCGGCGGGGCAGCGTGTCGCGCGCGCGCTCGCCGCGCAGGCGGACGTCCTCGTGCACAACTTCAAGGCGGGCGGCGCGGAGAAGCTCGGCCTCGGCTACGACGCGCTCGCCGCGCTGAATCCGCGGCTCGTCCATTGCGCGATTTCCGGCTACGACCGTTCTGGGCCCGAAGCGGGCCGGCCGGGCTACGACCTCGTCGTGCAGGGCGAGACCGGCCTGATGGCGCTGAACGGCGACGCCGGGCAGCCGCCGCTCAAGTTCGGCGTCGCGGTGGCGGACCTCTTTACCGGCATGTATTCGGCGCAGGCGGTCCTCGCGGCGCTCTACGAGCGGCAAGCGACGGGCCGCGGGCGGCGCATCGAGATGGCGCTCTTCGATTGCGGGCTGATGGTCACGTCGTACTATGGGCTCGAGGCGCTGCTGATTGGCGAAGACCCGCCGCGCTACGGCAACGCGCATCCGTCGATCGTCCCGTACGGCGTATTCGACGCGTCGGACGGCCCGATCGTGATCACGGTCGGCAACAACCCGCAGTTCGCGCGCTTTTGCGACGTGATCGGCCGGCCGGCGCTCGCGGCCGACGCGCGCTTCGCGACGAACATCGCGCGCTCCGCGAATCGCGCGGAGCTGCTGCCGGAGATTCGCCGCGAGCTTGGCGCGCGGACGCGCGCGGCGCTGCTCGCGGCGCTCGCGCAAGCAGGCATTCCGTGCGGCGAAGTGCTCGGCCTGCGCGAGGCGCTCACGTCCGGTCGAGCGCGGGCGGCCGGGCTCGTCACGCGGCAGCCGCATCCGGTCGCAGGCGAGGTCGACGTGCTCGCGCCGCCGTACCGCTTCGACGGCGAGCGCCTGCCCGTGCGCGGCGCGCCGCCCGTGCTCGGCGCGGATACCGCGAACGTGCTCGGCGACTGGCTCGGGATGTCCGAGCGCGAGATCGCGCAATTGCGGGCCGACCGCGTCGTATGA
- a CDS encoding acyl-CoA dehydrogenase family protein, producing MDFRHTEDRRMLADSLNRFIAEQYPFAVRDRVALSDAGFSDDMWRRFAELGAIGALFPEDCGGFGGAGFDIALVFECLGRGLVVEPFAGALMAGRALADAPGDAHRALVAELIEGRAIGAFAHAEPDTHYALHTVRTRAMREGDHWVLDGTKAVVDCGEHATFYVVSARTAGGDDDAAGLSLFVAPKSAPGVSVRGYRKIDGGRAADVRFERVTLADAALLGAPGEAADAIERAIGFGLLALAAEALGAMDVAKAHTLDYLRTRKQFGVPIGSFQALQHRMADVLLEIEQARSAVINAAAQFDAPRVARERALAAAKYSVGRIGTLVAEESIQLHGGIGMTWELPLSHYAKRLVMIDHQLGDEDHHLARYIALSKPQSMQ from the coding sequence ATGGACTTTCGACATACCGAAGACCGCCGGATGCTGGCGGACAGCCTGAATCGCTTCATCGCCGAGCAATATCCGTTCGCCGTGCGCGACAGGGTCGCGCTGTCGGACGCCGGCTTTAGCGACGACATGTGGCGGCGCTTCGCCGAGCTCGGCGCAATCGGCGCGCTGTTTCCCGAGGACTGCGGCGGCTTCGGCGGCGCGGGCTTCGACATCGCGCTCGTGTTCGAATGCCTCGGGCGCGGGCTCGTCGTCGAGCCGTTCGCGGGCGCGCTGATGGCCGGGCGCGCGCTCGCCGACGCGCCCGGCGACGCGCATCGCGCGCTCGTCGCGGAACTGATCGAAGGCCGCGCGATCGGCGCGTTCGCGCACGCGGAGCCCGACACGCACTACGCGTTGCACACGGTGCGCACGCGCGCGATGCGCGAAGGCGATCACTGGGTGCTCGACGGAACGAAGGCCGTCGTCGACTGCGGCGAGCACGCGACGTTCTACGTCGTCAGCGCACGCACCGCGGGCGGCGACGACGACGCGGCGGGCCTGTCGCTCTTCGTCGCGCCGAAGTCGGCGCCGGGCGTGTCGGTGCGCGGCTATCGGAAGATCGACGGCGGTCGTGCGGCCGACGTGCGCTTCGAGCGCGTGACGCTCGCCGACGCCGCACTGCTCGGCGCGCCGGGCGAAGCGGCCGACGCGATCGAGCGCGCGATCGGCTTCGGCCTGCTCGCGCTCGCGGCGGAAGCGCTCGGCGCGATGGACGTCGCGAAGGCGCACACGCTCGACTACCTGCGCACGCGCAAGCAGTTCGGCGTGCCGATCGGCAGCTTCCAGGCGCTGCAGCACCGGATGGCGGACGTGCTGCTCGAAATCGAGCAGGCGCGCTCCGCCGTGATCAACGCCGCCGCGCAGTTCGACGCGCCGCGTGTCGCGCGCGAGCGGGCGCTTGCCGCAGCGAAGTACAGCGTCGGCCGAATCGGCACGCTGGTCGCCGAGGAGAGCATCCAGTTGCACGGCGGGATCGGGATGACGTGGGAGTTGCCGCTGTCGCACTATGCGAAGCGGCTCGTGATGATCGATCACCAGCTCGGCGACGAAGATCATCATCTCGCGCGCTACATCGCGCTGTCGAAGCCGCAGTCGATGCAATAA
- a CDS encoding acyl-CoA dehydrogenase family protein, which translates to MDLNFTAEEEAFRAQVQRFLADKLPPRISRKVKGGLRLTRDDMREWHAILDEQGWLASHWPREWGGPGWSVAQKFLFDNECALAGAPRIVPFGVNMLGPVLIKYGSEAQKRRWLPRILDGTDWWCQGYSEPGAGSDLASVATSAVRGVDAQGDHYVVNGQKTWTTLGHYANMIFCLVRTATDVRKQEGISFLLVDMHSPGVEVRPIVTLDGEHEVNEVFFTDVRVPVENLIGEENRGWTYAKYLLTYERTNIAGVGFSVAALEKLRAVAAKVKKNGRPLADDPLFAARVARVEIELDNMKTTNLRVLAAVAGGGAPGAESSMLKIRGTQIRQEISSLMRRAMGPYAQPFVDEALDAGHDGEPLGGLPEAASAATQYFNNRKLSIFGGSNEIQKNIISKMILGL; encoded by the coding sequence ATGGATCTGAATTTCACCGCAGAAGAGGAAGCGTTCCGCGCGCAAGTGCAGCGCTTTCTCGCCGACAAGCTGCCGCCGCGCATCTCGCGCAAGGTGAAGGGCGGCTTGCGGCTCACGCGCGACGACATGCGCGAATGGCACGCGATCCTCGACGAACAGGGCTGGCTCGCGAGCCACTGGCCGCGCGAGTGGGGCGGCCCCGGCTGGAGCGTCGCGCAGAAGTTCCTGTTCGACAACGAGTGCGCGCTCGCGGGCGCGCCGCGCATCGTGCCGTTCGGCGTGAACATGCTCGGCCCGGTGCTGATCAAGTACGGCAGCGAAGCGCAGAAGCGCCGCTGGCTGCCGCGCATCCTCGACGGCACCGACTGGTGGTGCCAGGGCTACTCGGAGCCGGGCGCGGGCTCCGATCTCGCGTCGGTCGCGACGAGCGCGGTGCGGGGTGTCGACGCGCAGGGCGACCACTACGTCGTCAACGGCCAGAAGACGTGGACGACGCTCGGCCACTACGCGAACATGATCTTCTGCCTCGTGCGCACCGCGACCGACGTCCGCAAGCAGGAAGGCATCAGCTTCCTGCTCGTCGACATGCATTCGCCCGGCGTCGAAGTCCGCCCGATCGTCACGCTCGACGGCGAGCATGAAGTGAACGAGGTGTTCTTCACCGACGTGCGCGTACCCGTCGAGAACCTGATCGGCGAAGAGAACCGCGGCTGGACCTACGCGAAATACCTGCTCACGTACGAGCGCACGAACATCGCGGGCGTCGGCTTCTCGGTCGCGGCGCTCGAGAAGCTGCGCGCGGTCGCGGCGAAGGTGAAGAAGAACGGCCGGCCGCTCGCCGACGATCCGCTCTTCGCCGCCCGCGTCGCGCGCGTCGAGATCGAGCTCGACAACATGAAGACGACGAACCTGCGCGTGCTTGCGGCAGTCGCGGGCGGCGGCGCGCCGGGTGCCGAGAGTTCGATGCTGAAGATTCGCGGTACGCAGATCCGCCAGGAAATCTCGTCGCTGATGCGGCGCGCGATGGGGCCGTACGCGCAGCCGTTCGTCGACGAAGCGCTCGACGCCGGCCATGACGGCGAACCGCTCGGCGGCCTGCCCGAAGCGGCGAGCGCGGCGACGCAGTACTTCAACAATCGTAAGCTGTCGATCTTCGGCGGCTCGAACGAAATTCAGAAGAACATCATCTCGAAGATGATCCTCGGGCTGTAG